The Lepisosteus oculatus isolate fLepOcu1 chromosome 4, fLepOcu1.hap2, whole genome shotgun sequence genome window below encodes:
- the lrrn1 gene encoding leucine-rich repeat neuronal protein 1: protein MASGAFSSRHCQAFVGLLLLSVMVSSVPNGECPQLCVCEIRPWFTPQSTYREATTVDCNDLRLTHIPGNLSTDTQVLLLQSNYIAKTTDELEQLFNLTELDLSQNNFSSIKDVGLTNLTQLTTLHLEENQITEMPDYCLQDLANLQELYINHNQINTIAAKAFSGLRNLLRLHLNSNRLKIIDSRWFESTPNLEILMIGENPVISILDMNFKPLTNLRSLVLAGMDLTDIPGNALVGLDNLESLSFYDNKLVRVPQLALQKVPNLKFLDLNKNPVHKIQEGDFKNMLRLKELGVNNMAELVSIDRYALDNLPELTKLEATNNPKLSYINRLAFRDVPSLESLMLNNNALNALYQKTVESLPNLREISIHSNPLRCDCVIQWMNSNKTNIRFMEPLSMFCAMPPEYRGQHVKEVLMHDSSEQCLPMISHDTFPNHLNLDIGMTVNLDCRAMAEPEPEIYWVTPLGNKITVDTLSEKYHLSSEGTLKISHIQIEDSGRYTCVAQNTEGADTRVSTIRVNGTLLDGTQVMKIYVKQTESHSILVSWKVNSNVMTSNLKWSSATMKIDNPHITYTARVPVDVHEYNLTHLQPSTEYEVCLTVSNIHQQTQKSCVNVTTKNAAFALDISDQGTSTALAAVMGTMFAIISLASIAVYIAKRLKRKNYHHSLKKYMQKTSSIPLNELYPPLINLWEGDSEKDKDGSSETKPTQVDTTRSYYIW, encoded by the coding sequence ATGGCAAGTGGGGCATTTTCTTCACGCCACTGTCAGGCGTTTGTGGGCCTGCTTCTGTTGTCTGTGATGGTGTCTTCAGTGCCGAACGGTGAGTGCCCACAATTGTGTGTGTGCGAGATCAGACCTTGGTTCACTCCCCAGTCCACCTACAGGGAGGCCACAACTGTGGATTGCAATGACCTTCGCCTTACCCATATCCCTGGCAACCTCTCCACTGACACTCaagtgctgctgctgcagagcaACTACATCGCCAAGACCACAGATGAACTGGAACAGCTTTTTAACTTAACAGAGCTGGACTTGTCTCAGAACAACTTCAGCAGTATCAAGGATGTTGGCTTGACAAACCTCACCCAGCTTACCACTCTTCATCTGGAGGAAAACCAAATCACGGAAATGCCCGATTACTGTCTGCAGGACCTTGCAAACCTGCAAGAACTGTATATCAACCACAATCAAATCAACACCATAGCGGCAAAGGCTTTCTCTGGTCTCCGGAACCTCCTGAGGCTCCATCTTAATTCCAACAGGTTAAAGATAATTGACAGCCGCTGGTTTGAATCTACACCAAACCTTGAAATTCTTATGATAGGTGAAAATCCTGTTATCAGCATCCTGGACATGAATTTTAAACCTCTGACTAACCTACGCAGCCTGGTTCTTGCTGGAATGGACTTGACAGATATTCCTGGAAATGCTCTCGTGGGATTAGACAACCTGGAAAGTCTCTCATTTTATGACAATAAGTTAGTAAGAGTTCCTCAGCTTGCACTACAGAAAGTTCCAAACTTGAAATTCCTTGATTTGAATAAAAACCCTGTGCACAAGATCCAAGAAGGGGACTTCAAAAACATGCTTCGTCTAAAAGAACTTGGTGTGAACAACATGGCAGAGCTGGTCTCCATTGATCGATATGCACTTGACAACCTTCCTGAGCTGACTAAGCTCGAAGCTACTAACAATCCTAAATTGTCCTATATAAATCGCTTAGCATTTAGGGATGTACCATCTCTAGAGAGCCTtatgcttaataataatgcactgAATGCTCTTTACCAGAAAACTGTGGAGTCCCTTCCCAATCTGCGCGAAATAAGCATTCATAGCAACCCACTTAGGTGTGACTGTGTCATCCAGTGGATGAACTCTAACAAAACCAACATTCGTTTTATGGAGCCACTGTCAATGTTTTGCGCCATGCCGCCCGAATACAGAGGACAACATGTGAAAGAAGTCCTGATGCATGACTCATCTGAGCAGTGTCTTCCAATGATCTCCCATGACACTTTCCCAAATCATCTAAACCTGGATATTGGCATGACTGTGAATTTGGATTGCCGGGCCATGGCAGAACCTGAACCAGAAATCTACTGGGTCACACCTCTAGGGAATAAAATTACAGTGGATACCTTATCGGAAAAATACCACCTTAGTAGTGAGGGGACTCTTAAGATTTCCCACATTCAGATTGAGGACTCTGGCCGTTACACATGTGTTGCACAGAACACAGAAGGTGCAGACACAAGGGTTTCCACTATCCGAGTGAATGGAACCCTGCTGGATGGAACTCAAGTAATGAAAATCTACGTCAAACAAACAGAGTCCCATTCAATTTTAGTGTCCTGGAAAGTGAACTCCAATGTCATGACATCCAATTTGAAATGGTCTTCAGCCACCATGAAGATTGATAACCCGCATATAACGTACACAGCCAGGGTGCCGGTTGATGTTCATGAATACAACCTGACCCACCTACAACCATCCACGGAGTACGAGGTATGCCTGACCGTTTCAAACATTCATCAGCAGACTCAAAAGTCTTGTGTCAATGTCACAACCAAGAATGCAGCTTTTGCATTAGACATTTCAGATCAAGGAACCAGCACTGCCCTGGCTGCTGTAATGGGGACAATGTTCGCCATTATTAGCCTCGCTTCCATTGCAGTGTATATAGCAAAAAGGCTGAAGCGGAAGAACTACCACCATTCGTTAAAGAAGTACATGCAGAAAACGTCTTCAATTCCTTTGAATGAGCTTTATCCCCCTCTTATCAACCTGTGGGAGGGAGACAgtgaaaaagacaaagatgGATCTTCAGAAACCAAGCCCACCCAAGTTGACACAACAAGAAGCTACTACATTTGGTAA